One segment of Oncorhynchus masou masou isolate Uvic2021 unplaced genomic scaffold, UVic_Omas_1.1 unplaced_scaffold_1901, whole genome shotgun sequence DNA contains the following:
- the hspbp1 gene encoding hsp70-binding protein 1 isoform X1 produces the protein MAEDQRNRRHPQNLQGVLRLAVEAGSAADGPALPEPMSEERKEWLKGALAEVAKGQNSEVEQMKECMRVLLRDGGCERGREGEEEGEDEEGETEGALEFLSELCENLDNARDLMTLGGLDLCMSQCLNHPQGSVRWRGAQLIASCAQNMPQVQCHLLSKGALPKLLQLTDSDPHPTVRVKALYAVSCLVREQEVGLRAFLSHDGFSVLMRGMQSDNQKLRTKSSFLLLNLLTVHPEHKDTVLSMGMVQQLVSVLRTPHSSFHEHVLGALCCLVEESPLGLRDCQSPTLGLEEMLNQRAEDLQGREECQEELEFCKRLRSACFCRRQPDDSGMDR, from the exons ATGGCAGAAGACCAACGCAACAGGAGACATCCCCAAAACCTCCAGGGTGTCCTTCGATTGGCTGTGGAGGCTGGCTCTGCTGCAGATGGACCCGCCCTCCCTGAACCCATGTCAGAAGAG AGGAAAGAATGGTTGAAAGGAGCTCTTGCGGAAGTGGCCAAAGGACAGAACAGCGAGGTGGAACAGATGAAGGAGTGTATGCGTGTTCTGCTGAGAGATGGAgggtgtgagagggggagagagggagaggaggaaggagaggatgaagagggggagacagaaggGGCACTGGAGTTTCTCTCAGAGCTGTGTGAGAACCTAGACAATGCCAGAG aCCTGATGACCCTGGGTGGGTTGGACCTGTGTATGTCACAGTGCTTGAACCATCCTCAGGGCAGCGTGAGGTGGCGTGGTGCCCAGCTCATCGCCTCCTGTGCCCAGAACATGCCCCAAGTGCAGTGCCACTTACTCAGCAAGGGGGCGCTACCCAAACTGCTACAGTTGACCGACTCAGATCCCCACCCCACCGTTCGAGTGAAGGCCCTCTACGCTGTCTCCT gtctGGTGCGGGAGCAGGAAGTAGGTCTCAGGGCCTTCCTGTCTCACGATGGCTTCTCTGTGCTGATGAGAGGCATGCAGTCTGACAACCAGAAACTGAGGACCAAGTCGTCTTTCTTACTCCTCAACCTGCTCACAGTCCACCCAGAGCATAAAG atACAGTTCTCTCCATGGGTATGGTGCAACAGCTGGTGTCCGTTCTACGCACGCCACACTCCTCCTTTCACGAGCACGTGCTCGGCGCCCTCTGCTG CCTGGTGGAGGAGAGTCCTCTGGGTCTGAGGGACTGTCAGAGCCCTACCTTGGGGCTGGAGGAGATGCTCAACCAGCGGGCTGAGGAtctgcaggggagagaggagtgtcAG GAAGAGTTGGAGTTCTGCAAGCGCTTGCGTTCTGCTTGTTTCTGCAGACGGCAACCTGACGACAGTGGAATGGATCGCTGA
- the hspbp1 gene encoding hsp70-binding protein 1 isoform X2 → MAEDQRNRRHPQNLQGVLRLAVEAGSAADGPALPEPMSEERKEWLKGALAEVAKGQNSEVEQMKECMRVLLRDGGCERGREGEEEGEDEEGETEGALEFLSELCENLDNARDLMTLGGLDLCMSQCLNHPQGSVRWRGAQLIASCAQNMPQVQCHLLSKGALPKLLQLTDSDPHPTVRVKALYAVSCLVREQEVGLRAFLSHDGFSVLMRGMQSDNQKLRTKSSFLLLNLLTVHPEHKVLSMGMVQQLVSVLRTPHSSFHEHVLGALCCLVEESPLGLRDCQSPTLGLEEMLNQRAEDLQGREECQEELEFCKRLRSACFCRRQPDDSGMDR, encoded by the exons ATGGCAGAAGACCAACGCAACAGGAGACATCCCCAAAACCTCCAGGGTGTCCTTCGATTGGCTGTGGAGGCTGGCTCTGCTGCAGATGGACCCGCCCTCCCTGAACCCATGTCAGAAGAG AGGAAAGAATGGTTGAAAGGAGCTCTTGCGGAAGTGGCCAAAGGACAGAACAGCGAGGTGGAACAGATGAAGGAGTGTATGCGTGTTCTGCTGAGAGATGGAgggtgtgagagggggagagagggagaggaggaaggagaggatgaagagggggagacagaaggGGCACTGGAGTTTCTCTCAGAGCTGTGTGAGAACCTAGACAATGCCAGAG aCCTGATGACCCTGGGTGGGTTGGACCTGTGTATGTCACAGTGCTTGAACCATCCTCAGGGCAGCGTGAGGTGGCGTGGTGCCCAGCTCATCGCCTCCTGTGCCCAGAACATGCCCCAAGTGCAGTGCCACTTACTCAGCAAGGGGGCGCTACCCAAACTGCTACAGTTGACCGACTCAGATCCCCACCCCACCGTTCGAGTGAAGGCCCTCTACGCTGTCTCCT gtctGGTGCGGGAGCAGGAAGTAGGTCTCAGGGCCTTCCTGTCTCACGATGGCTTCTCTGTGCTGATGAGAGGCATGCAGTCTGACAACCAGAAACTGAGGACCAAGTCGTCTTTCTTACTCCTCAACCTGCTCACAGTCCACCCAGAGCATAAAG TTCTCTCCATGGGTATGGTGCAACAGCTGGTGTCCGTTCTACGCACGCCACACTCCTCCTTTCACGAGCACGTGCTCGGCGCCCTCTGCTG CCTGGTGGAGGAGAGTCCTCTGGGTCTGAGGGACTGTCAGAGCCCTACCTTGGGGCTGGAGGAGATGCTCAACCAGCGGGCTGAGGAtctgcaggggagagaggagtgtcAG GAAGAGTTGGAGTTCTGCAAGCGCTTGCGTTCTGCTTGTTTCTGCAGACGGCAACCTGACGACAGTGGAATGGATCGCTGA